The DNA segment ACCAGGCTCAAGAACAAGGAATACAAACCGTCACCAGTGCGTCGGAAATATATTCCCAAAAAGAACGGGAAGATGAGACCGCTGGGAATACCGAACATCGAAGACCGGATAGTGCAGCAGACAGTGGAATATAGAGCAAGGCTACAACCACATCTACGACTGTGACATCAAGGGCTTCTTTGATAATATCCCGCACAAGAAACTGATGAAAATTCTCAACAAGTATGTGGCCGATGGCACAGTGCTGGACATGGTCTGGAAGTGACTCAAAGCAGGATACATGGAAGATGGCAATCATCATCGGGCAGAAGCTGGAACTTCTCAGGGCGGCGGTCATTGGAATTATTTCCCGGTGAAACAGGCTTTTGATGCTGCCGGCAAGTCCGGCTTCCTTTTCAAAGCGGGTGTAGGTTTTGGTCAGGTTTTTGGTTTCAATGATCATGGTAATCCCTCTTTCTAAAATTTAAGATAAAAAGCCCGCAGGCATTACCGCACAAAAAGTGCAGAGTGCTCCTGCGGGCTGAGAATACACAAAATATGCCGGTACATATCAAAAACGCGGCACAGAGCCACGCTTCCCATAGATTAAGGACCGGCGTAAGATTTAAAGCAGTCTGTACGGTAATGGATTGCAAAGGTACGACGAAATAAAGGGTGTAATGCCCCTCATTAGTCAAACCAGTTGCAGCTTTTTAATTACTTATCACCATTACAGACTGGACGGACAAAAAAACATCCTTTCCAAGTTAAGACCCTTACAGTTTAGCAAACTCTGGTTTTGCTGACAATCGTGAAATAGAAATGTAACTTTGCCCAATTGGGGACGGAGGTTGGGTGAGCCATTTTCGGCAGAAAGTCGAGGGCTGTCCCGGACAAGGGACCTGTGCCCCTGTCCGGGAAATGTTTTTAGCAGGTGGCAGGATTTTGGGCAGAAATGTGGAAGTAATTTCTATGCAAACGATTGTGCAAAGGATTGTGAAGGGGAGAACGCTGTGGTTACGATTAAAGATGTTGCTTTGCGGGCTGGTGTTTCCGCCAGTACCGTTTCGAGAGCTTTAAGCGGTAAAATTCCTGTGGACCCGGCTACCCGGGACAGGGTGCTCCAGGCGGTGGAGGAGCTGGGCTACCGACCCAATGTCATTGCTCAGGGTTTAAAATTCGGTCGTTCCCAGACCATCGGTCTGATAATACCCAGCATCCGGAACTTGGTGTTTCCCGATGCAGTGCAGGGGATATCCCAGGTTGCTCGGGAGCGGGGATATAATGTAATACTTTGTGACAGTGAGGAAGACCCGGAGCTGGAGCGGGAATTAGTGGATAATTTGCACCGGCGTTTGGTGGATGGGTTGATTCTTTCTACCGCCCGGGGCAATGGTGAACATATTGAAGCATTGCGTAAGGCCGGGTGTCCGGTTGTGCTTTTGCTCCGGCATCTGGGCGCCTCTGTGGATGCTGTTATCGCTGACAATTACCAGGGTGGGCAGCTGGCGGGCAACTTCCTTGCCGACCAGGGGTTTCGGAAGCTGGCAATAGTAAGCGGGCCTCGGGATTTGGATTTGTTTCAGCAAAGATTTCAGGGGTTTGTCGATGCACTGAAAGAAGCCGACTTGGTTGTGCCCGAGCCAATGATTGTCCAGGCCACATCCGCATGGCAGGAATCGTACAAAGGGATGTTGGCGCTGTTGGACAGGGGTTCGGTGCCGGAAGCGGTTTTCGCCACCAGCGATCCCCAGGCTCTGGGCGTAATGAAAGCGATTCGGGAGCGGGGATTACGGGTGCCGGACGATATCTCCGTCCTGGGCTTTGATAATCTGGAACACTCATCATTGATGGACCCACCCTTAACCACCATCAGTCAACCCTTTTTTGAGATGGGCCGCCGGGCGGCCCAGCGCCTGTTTGAACTGCAGGTTGCAAAAAAGCCTCTGCCCCCCAATGTGGAGAAACTGCCTGTGGAGTTGGTGGTCAGGGATTCGGTTCGGATTACAACTGAGACGGGAGTGAGAGTGTGAAAGCAAAGGCAATGGTCCTGGAGGAGTTTAACAAACCTTTAGTGCTTCGCGATTTTGAAATCCCCCATCCGAAGCCGGGGCAGCTGCTGGTACGGATGTTGGCTGCCGGGGTTTGCGGCTCCGACCTACATATGTACCAAGGAGAGGATCCCCGCACCCCCCTGCCCCTGATTTTGGGCCACGAGGGAGTGGGGCGCATCGAAGCAATTGGCGATGAAGCCGTCAGCGTCTGCGGTCGGCGGCTGCAAACGGGCGACGTTGTTCTCTGGAACCGGGGTGTGAGTTGCGGACGCTGCTGGTATTGCCAGATCCTGAAACAACCGGCCCTTTGTACTCAGCGTCAGGTCTACGGCATCAATTTGGGGTTGAACGACCCGCCGGGATTGAATGGTTGCTATTCTGAATATATTTTGCTGCGGGAACGGACCGATTTGTTTTACGTTCCCCCGGGCGTGGATCCGGCAGCGCTGGTCTCGGCGGCGTGCTCTGGTGCTACAGTTGCCCATGGTTACGAGCTGGCGCCAGTCGGGCCTGAAGACACTGTGGTGGTCCAGGGCCCCGGTCCCTTGGGTATCTGGGCGGCGGCAATGGCCCGGGTACTGGGCGCCGGCCAAGTAATTGTCATTGGCGGTTCTCCAGAGCGCCTGGAGCTTTGCAAACGCTTTGGTGCCACCGGTGTGCTCAATCGCCGGGAGACTTCTGTTGGTGAGCGTCAGCAAGAGATTATGGCCCTGACCGATGGGCGCGGAGCGGACCTGGTCGTGGAGGCCACCGGCCATCAGAGCGCGTTTATTGAGGGAGTTGAGCTTTTGCGTCGGGGTGGCACCTATCTCTGCACCGGCTATGCTCAACCGGTGGGGACTGCGGACCTAGACCCGTACCGACATTTGGTGGGAAGGGGCGTGAAAATTCAGGGTGTGTGGGTCAGCGACACTGCTCATGTGCGGCAGGCGTTGGCTCTGGCCCTGCGGAATCCGGAGCATTTCGCGCAAATGGTCACCCTTCGTTTGCCATTGGAACGGGCCAACGAAGCCCTGGCGGCGGTAGCTGCTAAACAGGCCCTGAAAGTGATTCTGGAGGTGGGAGCATGAATGAATATAGCTGCGATGTACTTGTAGTCGGGGGAGGGGGCGGTGCCCTCAGAGCAGCAATTGCCCTGGCTGAGGAGCATCCCGAGTTAAAGGTTCTCCTGGCCACCAAGGGACAGCTGGGAAAAAGCGGAGTAACCGCGGTTGCCTGTTCAGACCGGATGGCGTTTCATGCCACTCTACCCCATACACCGCCCGGGGGGGAAGATGCCTGGCGCTACCATGCGGAAGATATATATCGAATCGGCGGCTGTGTGTCCGACCCTGAGTTGGCGGCAATTCTCGCCAAAAACTCCGGTGATGCGTTTCAGTACCTGGACGCGCTGGGGGTGCCCTTTGTCAAGGAGGGCACTGTGCCCCGGCAGTTTGTGACCGACGGCTCCGAGTATCCTCGGGCCTGTTACACCGGACCGCGCACAGCAGTGCATATCGAGGAAGCGCTGGTGCGTCGGTTTCACGCGCTTAACATACCAGTGCTGGAGCAGTGTATGGTTACACGCTTGCTCACGGATACGGCCGGAATCAATGGGGCCCTGGCCCTGCTGGGCGGAAGGGTTGTGCCAATCAGTGCAGGCGCGGTAATTCTCGCCACCGGTGGCGCCGGACTTATTTATCAGCAGCATGTGTTTCCACCCGGGATGACCGGCGATGGTTATGCCATGGCGCTGCGGGCAGGTGCGGAGTTGGTAAATATGGAGTTTATCCAAATGGGAGTGGCCTCGGTAAAGACCCGGCTTAACTGTTCCGGCAGTCTATTCCGGGCCCTGCCACGGCTGGTTGACGATAGCGGGCGTGAGTTTCTTTCCGAATATACTGGGGAAATGACGGTTGGCGACCGCTTGTCGCTTCTCTTCCGCAAAGGCGCCAGCTGGCCGGTGAGTAATGAGCATGATACCAAGTTGATTGACATCGCTGTTTACCGGGAACAAATGGCCGGTCGCCGGGTGTTCCTGGACTTTGGCGCCAACCCCGCGGGGTATGACTTTGAGGCCCTGCCGGCAAGTGACCGTAAGCGCTATCAGGATGAAATGGTCGTCGATTTGGGCAGTGCCCGAGACCAGACGCCCCTGGCCCGGCTCCAGGAAATCAATCCCGATTCCATAGCCTGGCTGCGGGAACACGGAGTTGACTTGGAGGCAGGGGATGCGATGGAGATTGCCCTCTGCGGCCAGCACTTCCAGGGCGGGATTAAAATTGACAATCAGGGGCAGACAATTGTGCCCGGACTCTATGCTGTTGGCGAGACCGCTGGTGGCCAGCATGGCGCCAACCGGCCTGGGGGCAACGCACTTTTAGACAGTCAGGTCTTTGGCTTTCTCGCTGCCCGGTCGGCGGCAGAACGGGCACGGGAACACAAGCAGACATCTGTAAGTGCGGCTGCAATCAAGGATGCCCAGCATCAATTGGCGGCAGCCGGGGGATACAAGCCGCAGGAGTTCAGGGAGCGGCTTCAGCAGGTGGTTTACCGTGCCGGCGCGGTCGTACGCACCGAAGCCGGGCTCAAGCAGGGGCTGGCTGACTTAGAGGAATTGACTGCCAAGGGCATGGTGGCCGGGGACCCGGTATTGATTGCCGAAAACCATAATTTACTGCTGGTGGCCCGGGCGGTGTTGACGGCTGCCCTGTGCCGGGACGAAAGCCGGGGACCACATCTGCGTTTCGAGGATGCAGCCGGGACCCGGCCGTTGAAACGCCGGGATCCGGAGTGGCAGAAATATATTATTATCAGCGGCGATGAGGCAGCGTTAAAGCTTGCTGTTCGCATGCCAGGGAGTTGAGATAATGAGCAAGCACTTTCCCTACAAGTCGGCGGACCAACTGGCAGCAGATTGCCGGGAGCGAGGCCTGGATCTAAGCGTCACTGAGGAAATCAGTCTCTTGACTGAACCAGTGGCAGTTGCCGAACGTCGACTGGATAATCCGCTTGTGATTCAGCCGATGGAAGGATGTGATGGCACAGCCGATGGCCGACCGTCAGAATTAACTCATCGACGGTATCAACGGTTTGCCGCTGGCGGCGCTGGTCTAATCTGGTTTGAAGCAACTGCCATCACCCGTAACGGACGGGGCAATCCGCGTCAGTTATGGCTTAATCCGCACACACTGGATAGTTTTAGCGATTTAGTTGCTTCCACCCGCTCTCAGGCGACAGGCAATCCGATTTTGCTCTTGCAGCTGACCCATTCCGGGCGCTACAGTCGGCCCGTTGGAGTGCGGGCGCCGGTGTTTGCCTTCAGAGATCCCCAGCTGGACCAGCGCACCAATGTGACCAGAGAGCATGTGCCAATATCTGACCAAGAGCTGACGGAGCTGCAACAGCAGTTTGTGCAGGCGGCAGTTTTGGCAAAAGCGGCCGGTTTTGATGGCGTGGATATAAAGGCCTGCCACCGCTACCTGGTATCAGAACTGTTGGCTGGCCACACGCGGCCGGGCGGTTACGGAGGCAGTTTGGAAGGTCGGACCCGGTTTTTGCGTGAAACAGTGGCGGCTGTCCGGCAGGCGGTGGGCGAGGATTTTATTCTGGCGACACGGCTTAATGTCTGGGATGCGGCCCCCTGGCCCTACGGTTGGGGTGTCACGGAAGGGAGCCCGGAGCAACCGGAGCTTTCTGAGGCCCGTTGGCTGGCGGCTGATTTGTCTGAGCGCGGCGTTTCTATAATTAATGTCACTGCCGGAAACCCCTATGTGCTGCCCTACATCGGACGTCCGTTTGACAAGCCGGTGATCGGGGGCGCTCTTCCTGCAGAACATCCCCTCACCGGCGTAGAGCGGTTGCTTGGCTTTGCCGCAGAGATTCAGAGTGAGGTGCCGGAAGTGGCTGTTGTTGGCACCGGGTACTCCTGGTTGAGGCAGTACTTCCCCCAGGTGGCAGCAGCAGAGCTTGCCCGTGGACGTTCCCGCCTAGTGGGGTTGGGTCGAATGGCATTTGCCTGTCCGGATTTCCCCCTGCAGTTGGCAGCGGGAGAGCTGGAGCCCGGAAATTTGTGCACAGCTTGCAGCATGTGCACCCAGATTATGCGGGACGGTGGCCGTACCGGCTGTGTGGTCAGGGACAGCGACGTATATCTTTCGGAATACAGGGCCGGTCACGCAAAAGCCTGATTGGTCGCTGAGTTGAATATATAAGGAGGGGTGGCGAATGACGGTAAAAATAGCGATGGTTGGTTTGGGGCGTTGGGCGATGTTTTTGGGCGCAGCGCTGATGGAGACTGAAGGTGTTGAACTGACGGGCGGGTATGATTCCAGTTTGCAGAGTGCCGAAAACTTTGCCGAGATGTTTGAGGTGCCGGCGGTGGCAGACTTGGCGGCAATTGCCGGCGATCCTGAGGTTGACGCTGTAGTGGTGGCCACCGCCAACCACACCCATCATCAGGTGGTTAAGACTTTGCTACAGGCAGGCAAGGATGTGTTTGTGGAGAAGCCGCTGGCTAACTCTTTGGCGGAGTGCCGGGAACTGATTGACCTTGCCCGGGAGCGCAAGCGAGTTCTGATGGTCGGCCATAATTCCCGGCGCTATCCGGCTGTGCGCAAACTTAAGGAACTGATAGATGCCGGGAAAATTGGCCAGGTGCATTCAGCGACCGCGATATTTTCTTACGAGAATCTGGCCGATATCAGCACCGATACCTGGCGCAACGATCCCGCCAAATGTCCCGGTGGGCCCTTGATGCAACTGGCTGTGCATCAGGCAGATAATTTGCTCTGGTTGCTGGGGCCGGTTGAGTCGGTGAGCTGTCAGCTGATGGCACCCGTTCCAGGAGGGAAAGTGCCGGCCGGCGGACGTCTGGGCCTGAAATTTGCGTCCGGCGCCCTAGGGGTGTTGGAAAGCGATTATCTCACTACCCCCGAGAGTTTCAGCATCACTTTGCGGGGTGAAAAGGGTGAGTTCCAAAGTCGAGGGCCGGGACATGTGAAAATCTGGGATAGCAGCGGCCAAGTGGAATCACTGGACTTAGGGCGAGACGATTCGCTTCGCCAACAGATGGCTGAATTTGTCGCCTGTGTCCGGGACCGGGTCCCCCCGGAAACCGGAGGCGAAGTGGGCATCGCTGCCCTTGCTCTGATTGTTGCAGGGCTGGAGTCCGCTGAATTGGGCCGTCCTGTGGAAGTGGGTGGTTACGATGATTAAGCGCTTAACTCCGGGTCGGATTATAGCCCTGGTTGTGGTGCTGGCCCTGTTGGGCGGTGGCATTTACCTGGAGCGCAGCCTGTATGTTGCACCTGAGTGGCCGCCCCCCCGGGAAGGGGACCCCCAGCCGGTCCGGCCCACTGCTGATGATCCTGAGTTTCATCGCACCCCGTTTGCCGAGACCTTCGAAGAGCGGCGTGAGCTCTATGTAGAGTGGGCTACCCAGCAACCGACACCGGATTCCCGGAACTCAATCTGGGCTGAATTGATGAAGATAGAGGCGGGGCAGGATTATTTTCCGGAGGCGACCATGGACTGGTTGCTGGACTTTGTCAATGCCCGCAATGATTGTGCTGATTTTGTGGTGGCAGGTCTGATCCGTCTTTACTACATGTACCCGGAAGTGCTTTCAGCCCAGCAAGAGCAGGCACTTCGTAATACACTCCTGGATTTCCAGTACTGGTTGGATGAGCCCAACCCCGATAAGGGTGCCATGGAATTATGGACTGAGAATCATCAGATTCTGATCTATACTTCTGAGTATTTGGCCGGCCAGTTGTTTCCCGAAGAGACATTTACCAATAACGGCATGTCCGGCGTGGAGCGCATGGAAAACGCCCGCCCGAAGATTATGCGCTGGATAGACTGGCGGGTGCGCACCGGCTTTGCCGAGTGGGATTCGATTCCTTACTACCCTGAAGATATTGCCTCGCTGGCAAACATCGTGGACTTTGCCGGCGATGAAGAGCTGGCTTTACATGCTGAAATGTTATTGGACTTGTTATTGTTTGATGTGGCAGTGGACTCTTTTTATGGCCAGTTTGCCACCTCCCACGGCCGGGCCTCCGGCCATCATGTGCAAAGCGCTGCCGGCGATTCCATGGTTTCAGTTCAGGCATTGCTCTTGGGCTTGGGACGTTTTCAGTCCAACAGCAATATGGGAGTCGTTTCGCTGGCCCTGAGCGAGAATTACCGCCTGCCGCCGGTTATTGAGGCGGTAGCTTTGGACATGCCTGAGGAAATGATAAATTATGAGCGCCATTCGATTCCGGTGACCAAAGAGGAGGCCGAGAGGCGAGGTTTGAGCATGGATTCCCCTGAGGATATCGACATCTGGTGGGGTATGGGCGCCTTTACCCATCCTTTGGTCATTGATCAGACGATTGCCCTGGCCGGTGAATGGGACCTATGGCATTACCCGGATTTTAAAGACTTTGAGGTCTTGGGCAAGGTTTTGGGCAGAATCAATGCTTTAGGGCTAGCCAGCAGGCTGCTGGATCCTGATCCCAACGGTACATTGATGTCTGAAGTCAATAAAGTCAGCTATCGCACGCCGGACTATATGCTCAGCAATGCCCAGGATTATCGTCCGGGAGAAAAGGGCTACCAACAGCATATCTGGCAGGCGACCCTTGGTCCCTATGCACGGGTCTTTGTCACTAATCCCGATTCGCTGCGTTCAGATGGGCATCGCCCCAGCTATTGGGGTTCCCACGGCCGCCTGCCCCGGACTGCTCAACATGAAAATGTGCTGGTAGCTGTGCATAAAATCGGTCGCTATCAGGGATTGTTGGAGGCCAGGCATTTTGCCTTCACCCATGCCTACTTCCCCCGCTGGGCCTTTGATGAAGTGGTGGAAGTGCCGGTGGACGACGGTAGCGGCTGGGTGTTTGGCTGCAAGGATGATGGTTATGTGGCCCTCTACAGCCACCTGCCCTATCGCTGGCAGGATGAAGGTATAGACGCCGATCAGGAAATCATCGCCTTGGGCCGGGAGAATGTCTGGATTACCCAAATGGGGCGCCGGGCGGTGGATGGCGATTTTGAGGACTTTGTCGCCGCGGTGAGTAATGCACCGCTGGCAGTCGATGATTTACAGGTAAATTATAAAGCCCCAGGCGTGGGCGAGGTTGAATTTGGCTGGGAAGGACCGTTCATGGTGGACGGTCAGGAAGTTTCGCTACGAGATTATCCCCGCTGGGAAAATCCCTACACCCAGGCCGCCTTTGATTCCCGCGAGTTTTTAATCCGGCATAACGGTCTCGAATTACACCTGGATTTTGACCGCAATCTCCGCTACCTGGGTCAGGAGGAGAACTAAATGTCCGCCGGTGGACAGTCCCCCCGGCGGCCCCAGCCTGGGGACAGGCCTTTTCACAAGGTTCCCCTGGCAGAAACTTATGGAGAGCGCCAACGCTTGTTTCTGGACTGGGCCACTGAGCACCCGACTCCGGACGATCTCTATGCCATCTGGGCTGAGATTTGCAAGCTGGCCCGGGGCGCGGCAGCCATTGCCGGGAAGACCTTAGATTTTGCCCTGGAATTTGTGGACGCCCGCCGGGACTGCGCCGATTTTATCGTTGCCGGCTTAATCCGGGCGCTCTACTGCTATGGCCAGAATTTGCCCGGGGAGCAGAGGGAGGCAATTGCCCGCTCGCTCTTGGGCTTCCAATACTGGTTGGATGAGCCCAATCCCAATTTGGGCGCAATGGAGCTCTGGACCGAGAATCACCAGATTCTCATCCACAGCAGCGAGTATCTTGCTGGCCAGCTTTTCCCCGACCAGGTTTTTGCCAACGGCATCACCGGTCGGGAGCGGATGGTCCAGGCCCGGGAGCGGATTTGTAAATGGATTGACTGGCGGGTGCGCACTGGTTTTGCCGAATGGGATTCAATTCCCTACTATCCGGAGGACCTGGCTGCCCTGCTGAATCTGGCGGACTTTGCCCAGGATCAGGAGCTGGCTCGCCAGGCGACAATGTTGGTGGACCTAATCCTGTTTGATGTGGCGGTGGACTCGTTTTATGGCCAGTATGGATCCAGCCACGGCCGGGCCTATGACGAACATATCAAGAGCGCTGCCGGTGATACAATGGTCACCCTCCAGGCCCTGCTCTGGGGAATGGGTAGGTTTCAGACCAATAGCAATATGGGAAGTGTCGCCATGGCAACCAGCAGTTACCAAATGCCTGCTGTGTTGGAAGCAATCGGTCAGGACATGCCTGACGAAATGACGAACCGGGAACGGCATTCCATCGAGGTGGAGGCAGCGGCCGACTGGGATCTGCACTTTGACAGCGATGAAGATATCCGCATTTGGTGGGCAATGGGTGCCTTTACCCATCCCAAAGTGATAAAAAAGACTATGGAGCTGGCCGGCCGTTGGCAATTTTGGCATTATAGCGATTTCCGACCATTTCGCGCCTTGGCCCGGGTCCTGGGAACGCTGGGGCTGCTGGGTTTTGCCAGCCGGGTGTTCGATCCAGATCCCAACGGGGTGTTGATGTCCGAGGTAAACAAACTTACCTTTCGCACCCCCGATTACATGCTCTCCAACGCTCAGGACTGGCGCAAAGGGCAGAAGGGTTATCAGCAGCATATTTGGCAGGCGACCTTGGGTCCTTATGCCGTTGTGTTTGTGACCAATCCCGATTCCCTGGAAGTGGGTGACGCCAACCGGCACCGTCCCAGCTATTGGGCTTCCCACGGGCGTCTGCCCCGGACTGCCCAGTACCGCAATGTTCTGGTGGCTGTGCATAAAATCCCCGCCCGCAAAGGACTGTTGGAAGCACGCCACTATACTTTCACCCATGCCTATTTTCCTCGCTGGGCCTTTGATGAGCTGGTGGAAGTGCCGGCAGCGGGCGGTGGCGGCTGGATTTTTGGTCGCAAGGATGAGGGGTATATTGCTTTCTACAGTCACCTGCCCTATCAGTGGCAGCAGCAGGGGATTGATGCCGACCAGGAGGTTATTGCCCCAGGGAGGGAGAATATTTGGATTACTCACTTGGGACGCCGGGCGGTGGACGGCAATTTCACTGATTTCGTCCACCGGGTGAGTCGCGCCCCATTGACAGTAGATGGTCTGCAGGTGGAGTACGAGGCCCCAGGAGTAGGGTGCATCCACTTTGGCTGGCACGGCCCGTTAACTGTAAACGGCGCTGAGGTTTCGCTGCGGGATTACCCTCGTTGGGACAACCCCTACGCCCAGGTTCCCTTTGATTCCCGGGAGTTCACAATTGAGCACAATGGTTTGCATCTACATTTGAATTTCCCGCGCAGTCTGCGGCAATTCAACTCCCAGGCATAGACAGGCAGTTACTTCCGGCTTTCCGGAAGCAAAAATAATTTATCAGGAGGGGTACTGATGGAAATTCCTGCTTTCATGCTCAAAAAGCTCTACAAGAAAGGTTCGTTGACCAACACCGATGGCGGCGTCAGCTTTATCGTCAAGAACTCAATCTCGCCGGCAACAATAATCGGACTCGATCAATTGCTCATCGATGGCGAAGAGGTTGAAATCGCCAAGGTAAAGCTGATTACCAGCAAGAGTGAAGTAAATGCCGCTGAAATAACCGAGGAGCAGTCCCTGCATGTGAATTGGAATGACGCAATTACTTTGGTGGTGGATGGTCTGACTCTGGCGTCAGGCAGCCACAAATTGGCATTGACAATTAACACCCGGGACGTGGGCCCCCTGACTTTGGAGGTCAGCGACACCCTCGCCGGGTAGCAGAAAATGAACGACACAAAAGCGCTTGTCCTGGAAACGGTCACTGGGCTAGCCCGATTTCTCCATGGCTGCCAGGTAATAACCGGGGATATTGAGGTGGATGTGCCGGATGGGGAAACAATCAGCGTGGATTATCAGTTTCTGCGCCGGGACCCCGGCCCCTATCCCCTGGAAGTGCGCCGCCAGGGCGCCGATATCTGGCTGCGGGCAATTGAATCGGAAGCATGGCATGGTCCCCTGGTGGCCGACAGCTTTGTCCGGGTGTTCCCGGGGCGGGGAATTCGCAACCCCGCCCGGGGGGGCGGCGGCATTACTTTCCGCTACCCTGGCGGCGCAGAAACAGGCCGGGTGATCTTGGAGGCCTATGACCGGGGAGGAATTTGGGACGATTTGCCCAATATGGAGGTATTTATC comes from the Bacillota bacterium genome and includes:
- a CDS encoding LacI family transcriptional regulator, whose protein sequence is MVTIKDVALRAGVSASTVSRALSGKIPVDPATRDRVLQAVEELGYRPNVIAQGLKFGRSQTIGLIIPSIRNLVFPDAVQGISQVARERGYNVILCDSEEDPELERELVDNLHRRLVDGLILSTARGNGEHIEALRKAGCPVVLLLRHLGASVDAVIADNYQGGQLAGNFLADQGFRKLAIVSGPRDLDLFQQRFQGFVDALKEADLVVPEPMIVQATSAWQESYKGMLALLDRGSVPEAVFATSDPQALGVMKAIRERGLRVPDDISVLGFDNLEHSSLMDPPLTTISQPFFEMGRRAAQRLFELQVAKKPLPPNVEKLPVELVVRDSVRITTETGVRV
- a CDS encoding zinc-binding dehydrogenase, whose protein sequence is MVLEEFNKPLVLRDFEIPHPKPGQLLVRMLAAGVCGSDLHMYQGEDPRTPLPLILGHEGVGRIEAIGDEAVSVCGRRLQTGDVVLWNRGVSCGRCWYCQILKQPALCTQRQVYGINLGLNDPPGLNGCYSEYILLRERTDLFYVPPGVDPAALVSAACSGATVAHGYELAPVGPEDTVVVQGPGPLGIWAAAMARVLGAGQVIVIGGSPERLELCKRFGATGVLNRRETSVGERQQEIMALTDGRGADLVVEATGHQSAFIEGVELLRRGGTYLCTGYAQPVGTADLDPYRHLVGRGVKIQGVWVSDTAHVRQALALALRNPEHFAQMVTLRLPLERANEALAAVAAKQALKVILEVGA
- a CDS encoding FAD-binding protein, whose amino-acid sequence is MNEYSCDVLVVGGGGGALRAAIALAEEHPELKVLLATKGQLGKSGVTAVACSDRMAFHATLPHTPPGGEDAWRYHAEDIYRIGGCVSDPELAAILAKNSGDAFQYLDALGVPFVKEGTVPRQFVTDGSEYPRACYTGPRTAVHIEEALVRRFHALNIPVLEQCMVTRLLTDTAGINGALALLGGRVVPISAGAVILATGGAGLIYQQHVFPPGMTGDGYAMALRAGAELVNMEFIQMGVASVKTRLNCSGSLFRALPRLVDDSGREFLSEYTGEMTVGDRLSLLFRKGASWPVSNEHDTKLIDIAVYREQMAGRRVFLDFGANPAGYDFEALPASDRKRYQDEMVVDLGSARDQTPLARLQEINPDSIAWLREHGVDLEAGDAMEIALCGQHFQGGIKIDNQGQTIVPGLYAVGETAGGQHGANRPGGNALLDSQVFGFLAARSAAERAREHKQTSVSAAAIKDAQHQLAAAGGYKPQEFRERLQQVVYRAGAVVRTEAGLKQGLADLEELTAKGMVAGDPVLIAENHNLLLVARAVLTAALCRDESRGPHLRFEDAAGTRPLKRRDPEWQKYIIISGDEAALKLAVRMPGS
- a CDS encoding flavin oxidoreductase/NADH oxidase, translating into MSKHFPYKSADQLAADCRERGLDLSVTEEISLLTEPVAVAERRLDNPLVIQPMEGCDGTADGRPSELTHRRYQRFAAGGAGLIWFEATAITRNGRGNPRQLWLNPHTLDSFSDLVASTRSQATGNPILLLQLTHSGRYSRPVGVRAPVFAFRDPQLDQRTNVTREHVPISDQELTELQQQFVQAAVLAKAAGFDGVDIKACHRYLVSELLAGHTRPGGYGGSLEGRTRFLRETVAAVRQAVGEDFILATRLNVWDAAPWPYGWGVTEGSPEQPELSEARWLAADLSERGVSIINVTAGNPYVLPYIGRPFDKPVIGGALPAEHPLTGVERLLGFAAEIQSEVPEVAVVGTGYSWLRQYFPQVAAAELARGRSRLVGLGRMAFACPDFPLQLAAGELEPGNLCTACSMCTQIMRDGGRTGCVVRDSDVYLSEYRAGHAKA
- a CDS encoding Gfo/Idh/MocA family oxidoreductase translates to MTVKIAMVGLGRWAMFLGAALMETEGVELTGGYDSSLQSAENFAEMFEVPAVADLAAIAGDPEVDAVVVATANHTHHQVVKTLLQAGKDVFVEKPLANSLAECRELIDLARERKRVLMVGHNSRRYPAVRKLKELIDAGKIGQVHSATAIFSYENLADISTDTWRNDPAKCPGGPLMQLAVHQADNLLWLLGPVESVSCQLMAPVPGGKVPAGGRLGLKFASGALGVLESDYLTTPESFSITLRGEKGEFQSRGPGHVKIWDSSGQVESLDLGRDDSLRQQMAEFVACVRDRVPPETGGEVGIAALALIVAGLESAELGRPVEVGGYDD